A stretch of Episyrphus balteatus chromosome 2, idEpiBalt1.1, whole genome shotgun sequence DNA encodes these proteins:
- the LOC129911867 gene encoding uncharacterized protein LOC129911867 isoform X2 gives MPFYGRRVIFYVEQESNVDRGQILSSNKREKPCPKCQKRDHRGSCRRMVTFNKNSGC, from the exons GCCGACGGGTTATTTTCTACGTCGAACAGGAATCAAACGTTGACCGTGGTCAGATATTGAGCAGTAATAAAAGGGAAAAACCATGTCCAAAGTGTCAGAAGAGGGATCATCGTGGATCCTGCAGAAGAATGGTGACTTTTAACAAAA ACTCGGGTTGCTGa
- the LOC129911867 gene encoding uncharacterized protein LOC129911867 isoform X1 — protein MASLTFKILVIVCILNTFGLLLFEPCEGRRVIFYVEQESNVDRGQILSSNKREKPCPKCQKRDHRGSCRRMVTFNKNSGC, from the exons ATGGCTTCTTTGACTTTTAAGATTTTAGTGATTGTTTGTATTTTAAACACTTTTggattacttttatttgaacCATGTGAAGGCCGACGGGTTATTTTCTACGTCGAACAGGAATCAAACGTTGACCGTGGTCAGATATTGAGCAGTAATAAAAGGGAAAAACCATGTCCAAAGTGTCAGAAGAGGGATCATCGTGGATCCTGCAGAAGAATGGTGACTTTTAACAAAA ACTCGGGTTGCTGa